The DNA segment ACATCAACACAAGTTTAGTTATCCTCATCAGGTAAGTATTCGCAAattgatgagatgaacaGTCCGCTTCCTACCTCCGCACCCTGCACAGCAGACATGATACCGTTTATATTGTCAATCATCCGTATCCATGTACATACGATACAACCATTacagaccatcatcaaagcTATACCATCCTTCTAATGAATGCAGGCCCTATCCTTACTGACTCCTCGTTACCTCCTTCAAACTAACACTATCCGTACTATCCGCTGCAATGGCATGACTAACAGTCGGCGACTCAGGAGGACTCAACGTCCATCTAGCTTCTCTCTCCAAATCCTCTCTTGGGTGCCTCGAGACACCTTCCAACTTAGTTATCGTAGCAGGAGGTGAAGGCGTCCTACTACCATGATCGAAAGATGATATCGTGGGACTAGCTTCGAAAGGCATGGTCTCGGGCGAAGGAGCCGCAGATCTCTttcctctacctctctcGTCTCGGACGTATAACCTACTCGTTCCTCCTTCACTGATCCCTCCGATCGTACTATTACTCTGCAACGAGGCGGAATTACTTTCCAGATCTGTCTGCGCGTCGAAGAATACCGTCGAACTTGATCGTGTAGAGGTAGATACGTCTGATACTTTGCTGATCAATTTTGACCATAGACTATTGGAGTCGGTGCTACCACCGGGTAAAGCTGATTTTGCTCTGACGGGCGAACCGATAGGTGAAGGAGTGGCTGATCCGTAATCTCTAGGATTGGACGTGAGAAGTGGTGAAGACGGTATAACCATAGACGGACTACTTTCTTTCCTATTCCTGCTCCTACTCCTATTTATACTATTCCCAGAAATCTCTCTTGTCAAACCACCCGATTCTATATCCCTTCCAGGTCCGTCGTCATGGTCATCGTGTCCCCTTATTCGTCTATACTGTCCTGCCGCATCGTGGTCGTTctcgtcttcatcgtcttTGCCGCCAGCTTTGATCACCTGGTCGACCAGGCAGAACTGCACCACGTTCATCACCAAGGGAAAGATGGCCATGACGAATATCACTTGGGCTTTCGGTCCGAGATGATCGAGTAGGCTATGTGACCAGTCGATCAGGGATTTTGAGATTCCAGGTAaggtgaggggaagaagaacgaggagTTTCATGGTGATTATTGACATTAGGTAAGGTGCGAGTTGTTTCCACCAGCTATGTAAATGAAAGTAGTTAGCGATCGTCGATGCGCAGAAACAGATGATCAGATCATGCTGATTGCTGCACAAAGGTGAAAGCTGAAATTTTCAGCAGACTCACAAAACAGGATTGGGCGGATGACCATATTGTCCACTTATGAACCCCTCCATAGCCATGTATTTTGAGATGTACCATGTATAAGCTTTCAAACTGAAGTAGATGATACCGACGCCTATATCCGCAATATATCGGTTAGCTGTTTAGATGGAAATCTTCAGAAAGGACCATAGCAGCTCACCGATCGTAGTGTCTATCAGTACGTTCAGGAAGTACAATGAACATGGATTGTTGTGCGCTACTGAAGCTACCACGTCTGATATCTGGTGAAGTGATATGACATGAGCAGGTGATCCAATACAGTAGGTACACGTATGAGGATTTCATCCTGACGATAAAAGCAGAGAAGGCACTAACCAGAATGTTCAGACCATGCACCACAGCCTGCCCAGCCAACTGCTTCCCCACATCATACACCCATATCCTCCATGATCGTTTCCGTTTTTCCAATTGTCTCTTAACGACCAAAGAGAGAATGACGAATACCCCCACTATGTGTACACCACTCTTAATTAGCTTCTTACCGCCTTACATTCATCGGAAAAGATGACTCACTCAGAGCCTGAACCACCAGCCCCGTCGTACCCAGAAGCTTACATCTATCTTCATCGGTATGACCGGGTGGTATTACGGGTGAAGGCGGCTCCACTTCCATGGTAGGTTGGGTGATCGGTAGTGGATGTTATATACAAAGTAGGCTTGGGGCGGGTGACATGTATGGTATAGTAGACAGGGTCTGCGATAGCCAGTTGGGTTGTGTAAGCtttgtatatgtatgagAATGGTGATTTGGCACGATGAAAGGACAGTGACCGGTGAAATGACTAGTATAAAGCCAAGATATCTTGGATGCTCCTCATCTACGTagatcttcctcaactcagCAACCGGAACCTTTGACCGAATCGACGAGTGGCACATGGCTTTATTACGTAAGCCAAGTCACCGTACGACAAGAGATAAGAAGCCCAAGCGCTAAGCTTAATAGCTCGCTCGTTCGTTCCTGATGTATGTGGATTGTTGGAAAATCGCTCGACGGTTATTTCCAAGAACATGAATGTTGTTATCCGTAAAATGGAAATACACATCAATACGCTTCTCAGCTCTTTGGATATCCCCCCGACAAACATATATACCCAAGCCACTCATCCACACCCcaatcttctcttttccCACTTCTCTCCATCCCTCTTTTGCCCGATAAATAGACCTCCTCAAAACCCCAAGCGCTAGAGATAAGACCACCCACATACCCATAAACATGATTGCCTTACAGCCTATCCTACGATGCTCTCGAGCTATCAAACCCAACAGTGTATCCCGACAAGGAATACTTACCCTCTCCAGGGGGTTCGCTTCTTCTTTGAGAATGTCCGAGGAAGTAGGTATatttccttctcctcaagCAGACATCAATTCAGCAAGACCATGGGCTGATCTCACATGTATTCTCCAGCTCAGCAAAACACCGCTATACGACTTTCACGTGCAGAACAAAGCCAAGATGGTCCCATTCGCTGGATGGAGTATGCCCTTAAGCTACGGTGAAGTTGGTCAGAGTGAGTAGAGTCCGTCTCATTTGTACCAACCACCATCTgtcattccctccttcatAGACAGCttctatccctctcctcaataCAACTCCACGCAGCATGAAGTTCTCACACTTACCCCTACGCTCCCATAGTCACCGCGCACAAGCACGTCCGCTCCTCCGCAGGTCTATTCGACGTCTCCCACATGCTCCAACACACTTTCACTGGCCCAGGCTCCCAAGAAttcctcctatccctctgtccctcctctctcgacAAGCTCAAGCCGTTCAGCTCGACCTTGAGCGTACTGCTGAATGAAGAAGGGGGTATAATAGACGATACAATCATCACTAAGCATTCCGACGACTCGTTCTACGTAGTTACCAATGCGGGCAGGGCAAAGGAAGCCAAAGAGTGGATTAACAAGAAACTTAGCGAGTGGAAAGGAGGGGAGGTCAAGTGGGATACATTGGAGGGATGGGGGTTGGTAGCTTTACAGGGTCCCAAGTCGTCGGATGTGCTTAAGCAGATTTTCCTCAAGGATGGAGGGTTCGATTTGGATGGGGTGAAATTTGGACAAAGTGCGTTTGTAGAGCTTGATGGGGTGAAGTGTCATGTTGCGAGGGGTGGATATAccggtgaagatgggtttgaggtgagtgcaaGGGGTTCCAAAGCTTCGAAATGTCTTGGCCAGAGATCGTACCTTGGTAGCAGATATGAGACAAACGTAGAATAGCTAATGCTGATATCGTTGTTCTCCTGTCTGACAGATCTCAATCCCACCTGCTCATGCCGTTGGTCTCACATCCAAAATAACCAACCACCCCGATGTCCAGCTGATCGGACTTGGCGCAAGAGATTCCCTAAGATTGGAAGCCGGTATGTGTCTCTACGGCCACGATCTGGACGAATCCGTCAGTCCCGTCGAAGCAGGTTTGAGCTGGGTCATAGGTGAGTATTCCCCCCTCCCTTTCTGTTTGTGTCACCGTCCGTCGGCTTCCTTATTGATATCATGCAATTCATGGTTTTCAGGCAAAGACAGACGAGCAGAGGGATCTGAACCCTCTTTCCCTGGTAAATCACGTATCTTATCTGAATTATCCTCTGGACCATCAAGGAGGAGGGTAGGATTTGAAATCACCGGTTCGCCCGCTAGAGAGGGATGTAAGGTGTTTGATGCGACGGGTAGCACACAGCTTGGTGAGTAATTGCCTACAGCCCGTTAACCGACACCAAATCACACGACGCTCTGTCTCGCAATTTCGTGCTAGGTGCTTGGTATGGGACTGACTGGAACTCTACAATGCGATATAGGTGTCATCACATCTGGTATTCCATCCCCCACGTTGGGCAAGAACATCGCAATGGGATATATAGCCAACGGATCGCAAAAGAAGGGAACATCGGTAATGGTTGAGGTGAGaaagaagttgagggaggcGGTCGTCACTCCCATGCCTTTCGTACCTACCAAGTACTTCAAGTAGGTTCAAGTTCAGGGGTCGAAGAGATAGTATGGATGAACACTGGTTGTACGATGAGACAGAGTGAATCGCctgagatgaaggaggattGGATCGTAAGGAGTTTTTGGGTATTTAACATGCATTCTGCTGAACCAAACCTGATACCTGCCTCATCTGATCGTGATTGTATAAGGTCACGGAAGGTGTGTTACATTTACTTTGACTGAGTGGTACTTGTACATCCCGGACtaatcttctcaacctcatctatcatctccTTGAAGAATACCTCAACAGCCTTCATCCCTTTCCCAGAATACAGCCATGTATTCTCCGATGCTACCGGAACACAACTTGACCAGTACTATATGGTATATCCCATCTGATGTCAGCTATCTTCTTCCTGATATCAGTGCATCCCAAGCTCCCCTTTCGTCTTGAGcaaaagagaagggaagggagcTATCCAAATTCAGACGTAATGCTGGTTGATCAGcctcaactcacatcttgACTATCCCCCTTCCACGCTGATGCACTGGTCAGGTTCCTAGCTGCCATCCTGGCACTTCTGCTATTAACCATATACAAAAGGATGAAGTAGACGGTAGAAGGTGATAAGGTGAGCTTGAATTCTCTACCCAGGTTCGTCCGGGTTAGGCCGGGGTTGACGTTGAGTATTGTTAGATCGGGGAGATGGGGGATCAGAGCTCGAGTTAGCATTTGGAGAAGTAACTGGAATACATGTTGCCAAGGTAAACGTTAGCGGAGGTCAGACACGGACGCCGGATCCCGCTGATAGAAGTGGATCTGGATTTGTGCCGCGAGTAGAGTGATGGGTACATGGGGGGCAACAAAGcaatgagaagagggtaaTTGATCGATCAACTTGCCTTTGATTCGAAGTATCTCGCAGGCTGGTGATACTTCCCCTCGTCATTATACGCCCCAACGATAGACTGGTGATTGTCCACGGACGTCTGGATCAGAGCGTGCGTCGCGAATATATGAGCATCCGACCCTGTGAATATGACTTTTGGTCCGTTGGATCTCCGCAGCAGTGGCAGTAGGAGGAAAGTCATCAGGAGCGGTGCAAGGACGTTGGTCTGAAAGCTGGAAACATCGTGTGCAGAGGCACATCCGTCAATGTCAGTGTTGGTCTCAATTCATACTCTTGCGAAACGATCGAAAGATTGAATTCACTTACACCCTCTCGTACCCATCTATGGTCGATTTGTAAGGACCCTCATCGAAGTTCGGATTCATCCTGCCAATCGATATTACCCATTTCATCGCTCAGTAATTATACACCATACAACCGACACGTACGGTACGATTGCCGAAAACTCACCCAGCATTGTTAATTAGCAGATCAACCCTATCATAATCCCTTTTGATATTTTCGACGCATTCCTTCAAGCTTGTAAAATCTTGTAGATCACAATGAATCACTTTCCCCTCCAAACCTTTGTAGGATGCTTTGATCTGCTGCAACACCTTCTCACCAGCTTCGACGGATCGGACAGCCAAGATCATCTGACTGGGGGAGGCCGCTGCGAGCTGTTTGGTAGCTTCGAGACCTATACCTACAGTGTAAAAATACATTATGCCATGTAAGCGGGACGGGTCTGATTTGGTATAACAACATGGTATGATTAGACGGTTAGAGGTCGATGTGCATCTACACCCTCACGTAGCTGAGCATGAGGAAGTTGGTTATATACAACGGTCTGGACGATGAGGACAGCTCACCAGAAGTTGCACCAGTGATGACGACCACCTTACCTCTCAGATAATCTCCCTGGGGAGCAGGTGGATAAGGCGTCCACAGCTCTCGGTATATCGACCAAGGTAGGCTCATGTCGAGTGGGGTGAGTTATGTTTATGTGTTAAGAATGTCTAAATGGGGGAGTCACGATCTTTGGTTAAAAAAATTGTCTGTGGTGAGGGATGCTCGCACGTCCAAAAGGAATGAACAATCAGTCCCTGCTTTGTCATTCATCCTTATATATACTCGTTGGACAATTTCACACTGCTTGTATGCTATACACAGTATGCTGCCAGCTGATAAGTATAAGCTTCACGACGATGCCCTACGGCCTCATTCTTCGGTGATGCGCCGACCGTGTACCGTGGCCGAGGGGTTCGCGGTTTGATTTCCGAGATACTGAGATAATATGAATTATCATTGATTTCTCATGCATATAAGCATTCTGATGTCCTCAGGCTGGAGTGTAGTAGATTCCCATACCGGCTATCATCCGCTCCAACCTTCCGATCCAACCAAGATCGCCCTTTGTTCAGAACAACACGGGTATCGCCATGTTATTCCTACGAGTAACTTATCAAGAATGTACAGATCACAGACTTCAGAATCTCTCAGCTACTGGTGACTCCCGTTGAACCGATCATTCTACTGCCAGTACTGTGATGTACATGCGATATGTCTCGACaccttcctttccctctgaCCCGATACAGTGTGGTTATAATTCGGTGGTACATTCCGGACTGATCTTCTCCAATTCCTTCAGCATCTCATCGTAGAACAATTGGGTCGCTCTAATGCCTTTACCAGAGTACAGATAAGTGTTCTCGGACGCTGCAGGAACGCCCTCGGACCAATACTACGTTACATCCCAAACAAAGTagatatcagcatctcaCAATGCAAAGGAAGAGAGCCAAGGTAAACTCACATCTTGGCTTCCTCCCTGCCATGCTGCAGTGGTAGTCAGACACCTTGCGGCCTTTCCTGCAGATCTGGCGAAGAGCAAAAACCAGATAATTCCGCCTATTGCCCGAGGTGAGAACCCAATATTGAATTCCCTTCCTAGGTTGGTCATGGCCAGGCCGGGGTTGGTGTTGATTATAGTGATGGTGGGGAGACGTTTGATCAATGTTCGAGAGAGCATTTGCAGGAGTTGCTGTGGGTGTATACAAATATCAGATACCAATCAACAAGCCATAGTGACATGAAGAACATGTGCATCACGATCGACACACAGGTATAGGGAGAAACACCCACTTTAGACTCGTAATACCTTGTTGGATTACGATATTTACTCTCATCATTATAAGCATTGATTATCCCTTGACCAATTGCAATGGCACCTTCGATAAGATCAGAGGGAGCAATGTGATGTACGTCCGAGCCGGTGAAGATCACTTTGGGTTCCGATGATTGCTTGAGCAAAGGTAAGAGCAGGGCGGTAGTGAGGAATGTGGACAGTACGTTGGTTTGGAACCTGAAAGCACGACCTCCATTAGCTCCATACTTGACTTCATCAGACATGATCTTGATTGGGTAAGGTGACTCACGTCCTCTCGTACCCATCCTTCGTCACCACATATGGACCTTCATCGAAATTGGGATTGATCCTAGAATTGATTACATTAGTCATCGATCGCACGGTATATACCAAAGGTATTGGGTACTCACCCAGCATTGTTGATGAGTAAATCAATCCTTCCAAACTCTTTAACAGCCGCTGAGAAATCTTTGACACTTTGCAATTCGGTTAAATCAAGATACATGACTTTGCCTTGTACCTTTGGATTAAGTTTACGAATCTCGTTCAACAGCTTCTCCCCCGCATCAGTCGATCTGACAGCGAGGATGAGTTGCTCAGGAGACGCTTTGGCGAATTCCTTGGTAGCTTCCAGACCAATGCCTAGGCCGGATGGTATGTGTCTCAGTATGGTATGTATAATACCTGGAGAGCGAGGAGAAGACTCACCTGAAGTAGCACCTGTGATGACTACGATTTTACCTTTGAGGTAATCCCCTTTGGGAGcgggaggaaggggagtcCACTGTCCGCGGTAGAATGACCAGGGGTAAGGTCCACCGAACATCTTGATTTTTCTATGCGTTTAGTAGAGTGAGGAGTAATCAGATGAGTGGATATGTATGTGAGGTATCTAGTATCTTATATGATCTGAAGAGATTGGGGACAAGAGAGCTTAGAAACGCAAGATCAACCCgctttatatacctttgaACACCAGATTCAACCTCGGCGAGGGTCTGTATTGGTGCACAACATAGTCGTATCCTCCACATTTGATGGTATGCTTATCAACGAGTGGAGACTCGGTGCGGAGATCCATCGACTCTACTCATCTTTGATTCTTGGCACACACCCGTCATACATCTCACAACGAATCTTGTCAAAGTGTGTGAAAGGACCGCCATCCCCGAGCTTGCCAAGAGATTGCAATCCCGTATCAATCAATCTATTTCGAGCTTGACCTCCACCTTCCAATTCACCCTTTCCAGTACTGTTTTGACCGACCCGAAGACTTGGCTTGTTGCCATACGTACGCACTGCCTGGACATGTGATGGACGACCCCTCGACCAGATACTGCCTTGCCTTGCCGAGATGGAGGTGAATGATAGCATAGCATTGATTGCGACGTCGCGTGTTCTTGACCCCGCCATACGATGTCCGGTGAATCCTGACCGGCCAGTCTAGTGCCACAAACCAAATACCGTAAATCTCCCATATCTCCCCAGACCACGTGACTTGGACCCCCCCATCCCAAGATTTTGGCCCTGCGCGACGTATTTCAGAAATATTTCAATCATCTTTCTGgccttttcttcttcttctacctaTGGGCCCGGCTCGATCCTCTCTCCTGAGAGGCTCTCAGCAACATTCGACTGAATGGAAGCGTcccccctcatccttctcttaggagatgggaggagaaTGGTTGACGTATATTTCCTGTCGACGGGTAGTTTCTTACGGCTTTCCCCTCGAGAgattccttctctcccttttCCTCACTGGTTCCTCTTTTCACGAAGGGTTGAGCCGgctggggagggagagaaagtGGACAACCGTTATTTCATATCCTTGCTTAAATGGTCGTTGATCTTTGAAGATTTGGGAGAAACCAACGGATTGACATCTAttataatatatatatatatatatggtTTGTAGTTGTTGATTTATGCAATTATGTCGAGGATGGACATCTTGGAGTGTGACTGAGTTCATGTGGGTCATCTTCAGCTGTAGCTGACGGGTCTCCTTGGTATGCAACGTGTGTCCTCTCGTGTATCAACCAATATATTGCTATGAGAGAAGTTGCATCCAAATTTGTTGACTGACCGGTAAATGACGCTTAAACGGTTCAGTCCATATTTCCCTCTGTTCAGTCGTTCAgacatctaccatctccaGACATAGCAAAAATGAAATGACCTCCCGCATTCCCCAATCTCTCCGACCCATCCTCCCACCCCATGTCCCCATCGCGCCCCCTGCTCGCTCAAGTATCGCTCGTCCAGCAGGAGTACCGTTCTATCGAGATCCGGGGCATGCGATCCCCACCAAATGGGCATTGTACCGACCACTCCTTCGTCTTACCTCCCACTCCCCAGACCTAGCATCGACAAGAAGGGAGATCAAGGTCAGATGGAGAGAGACCAAGGGTCTGCTATCTATACCAAGGGTTAAAGCATTCTTGGAAGAATTTCATGATTTGTTGGATCACCTTCGGTCTGATACTGTACAATGCAGAGAGGAAGTTAGGATACTGGAAGAAAAGTTACGAGAGAAACATCAGAAGATAGATCATGACCTCGTCCTCGCCCAGGAAACGAGAGCTCTAAtagagcaagagaagaaatccatcaaacccaaaATGACAGGTTCGTTCCATCGTCCAACACTGTTCAACCCCCCTTTACCTCGTCTCAAACCCCAGCCTACATCCATCGGAGCGATGATCCATAATCGTCTTAGAGcgagggaaaggaggatagAGCGACGCAGGACTTATGCGGGGTGGTTGACAGATATGAAGCTCGAAGTGGGATTTTGGAAATCTATTCAATCGTCTAATACTACTAGCTCCGGCGCAGATGGACTTGTAGGCGTATCGAACGGAGTAAGGCgggatgacgaggatgattggagTAAGAGCAAGGATCCGAGGTCGCCTGGAGGGTGGGATGCGATCATCAAGAATGAGTTGAGAGATATGGACGAGAGGTTTCAGAGGGAGAATAGGAGGGCGGAGATGGTTTTTGATGGGGGGTTGTTAGATAGGATTGGGAGGGCtagggagaagaaggagaggtggtggatgggtttgaaagagcgagagaaggctgagaaggagaggaaggaagcaTGAAAAGATGTGGCTGGCCAAACGTAGCTGGATA comes from the Kwoniella bestiolae CBS 10118 chromosome 2, complete sequence genome and includes:
- a CDS encoding glycine cleavage system T protein, with translation MIALQPILRCSRAIKPNSVSRQGILTLSRGFASSLRMSEELSKTPLYDFHVQNKAKMVPFAGWSMPLSYGEVGQITAHKHVRSSAGLFDVSHMLQHTFTGPGSQEFLLSLCPSSLDKLKPFSSTLSVLLNEEGGIIDDTIITKHSDDSFYVVTNAGRAKEAKEWINKKLSEWKGGEVKWDTLEGWGLVALQGPKSSDVLKQIFLKDGGFDLDGVKFGQSAFVELDGVKCHVARGGYTGEDGFEISIPPAHAVGLTSKITNHPDVQLIGLGARDSLRLEAGMCLYGHDLDESVSPVEAGLSWVIGKDRRAEGSEPSFPGKSRILSELSSGPSRRRVGFEITGSPAREGCKVFDATGSTQLGVITSGIPSPTLGKNIAMGYIANGSQKKGTSVMVEVRKKLREAVVTPMPFVPTKYFK